The following proteins come from a genomic window of Rattus norvegicus strain BN/NHsdMcwi chromosome 8, GRCr8, whole genome shotgun sequence:
- the Or8b9 gene encoding olfactory receptor Olr1200, whose product MTAENTSSVAEFILVGLTDQPDLQIPLFILFLGFYMVTLVGNLGLITLIGLNSHLHIPMYFFLLNLSFIDFSYSTTLTPKMLVGFVVRKNIISYAGCMTQFFFFCFFVFSESYILSAMAYDRYVAICKPLLYRVTMSPQVCSFLLSGVYGMGVFGAVAHMGNLQFITFCADNIINHYMCDIIPLLELSCNSSYINLLVVFIVVTIGIGVPIVTIFISYGFILSSILHISSKEGRSKAFSTCTSHIIVVSLFFGSGAFMYLKPPSSLPLDQGKVSSVFYTAVVPMFNPLIYSLRNKDVKIALKKTLSRKNFS is encoded by the coding sequence ATGACTGCAGAGAACACCTCCTCGGTGGCAGAGTTCATCCTTGTTGGATTAACAGACCAGCCTGACCTCCAGATCCcactcttcatcctctttctcgGTTTCTACATGGTCACTCTGGTGGGGAACCTGGGCTTGATCACACTGATAGGGTTGAACTCTCACCTGCATATtcccatgtactttttcctcctcaacttgtCCTTCATAGATTTCAGTTACTCTACTACACTTACCCCTAAAATGCTGGTGGGCTTTGTTGTGAGGAAGAACATCATCTCCTACGCAGGGTGTATGACTcagttcttcttcttctgtttctttgtcttttctgagTCCTACATCTTGTCGGCAATGGCATACGACCGCTATGTTGCCATCTGTAAACCATTGTTGTATAGGGTCACCATGTCTCCCCAAGTGTGCTCATTCCTTTTGTCAGGCGTCTATGGGATGGGGGTTTTTGGGGCTGTGGCCCATATGGGAAACTTACAGTTTATAACCTTCTGTGCTGACAACATCATTAACCACTATATGTGTGACATCATTCCCCTCCTTGAGCTGTCCTGCAATAGCTCTTACATCAATTTGTTGgtggtttttattgttgtaaCCATTGGCATTGGAGTACCCATTGTTACCATTTTTATATCTTATGGCTTCATCCTCTCTAGCATTCTCCACATTAGTTCCAAGGAAGGCAGGTCCAAAGCCTTTAGTACCTGCACTTCTCATATTATTGTAGTGTCTCTCTTTTTTGGGTCAGGAGCTTTTATGTATCTCAAACCACCTTCTAGTTTGCCTCTGGATCAGGGAAAAGTGTCCTCTGTTTTCTATACTGCTGTAGTGCCCATGTTCAATCCATTAATCTATAGCCTGAGGAATAAGGATGTCAAAATTGCTCTGAAGAAAACCTTGAGCAGAAAAAATTTCTCTTAA